The sequence CACCACGCCCGACGAGGACTTCGACCGCGGCGTGCTGGGCCGGGGCACGTGGAACGGCGTGACCTCGATGCTGCCGGCGGTCTACATCCTGGTGCTGGCGTGGATGCTCGGGGCGCTGATCGAGTCCCTCGGCACCGGCGACTACCTGGCCGGGCTCGTCGAGGACGCCGGCATCGCGGCGGCGTGGCTGGTGCCCGTGATGTTCGTGCTGGCCGGCGCGATGGCGTTCTCGACCGGCACGTCGTGGGGCAGCTTCGCGATCCTGCTGCCGATCGCCGGTGCCCTGATGACCTCGGTCGGTGAACCCGAGCTGCTGATCCCCGCCTTCGGGGCGGTGCTCGCCGGGTCGGTCTTCGGCGACCACTGCTCGCCGATCTCGGACACGACGATCCTGTCCTCGACCGGCGCCAGCTGCAACGTCATCACCCACGTCACTACCCAGCTGCCCTACGCGTTGGCCGGAGCTGCCGCGGCGACCATCGGGTACGTCGTACTCGCTGCGACCGGGAGCGGCCTGCTCGGTCTAGCCGGCACGGTGGTGGCGCTGGCGTTGGCCGCCCTCGCCGCGAACTCCTGGCTCAAGCGGCTCGAGGACGAGATCGCCGACCCGGCGCCGCTGGCCAGCGACTCGCGCTGACCCCGCGGCACCGCGTCGGCGTTCCTGTCGGGGCCGGTCGGCTCAGGAGCCGGCCGGTACGTCGCCCCGCCAGCTGCCGGTGGCCTGCCCACGGTTCTCGATGAACTCCTTGAACCGCTCGAGGTCCTTCTCCACCTGCCGGTCGTCGGCATTGACCGCCGACCCGACCTTCTCGGCGACGCCGGAGGCGTCCCAGTCGATCTGGACCATGACGCGGCTCTTGTCGTCGTCGAGGTGGTGGAAGGTGACCACGCCGGCGTGCTCGGCGTCACCGTCGACGCTCGTCCACGCGATGCGCTGGTCGGGGTGC comes from Nocardioides panacisoli and encodes:
- a CDS encoding SRPBCC family protein, encoding MGQVQKSIDVDVPVSTAYNQWTQFESFPEFMGGVESITKVDEKRSHWVTDIVGVEREFDTEITEQHPDQRIAWTSVDGDAEHAGVVTFHHLDDDKSRVMVQIDWDASGVAEKVGSAVNADDRQVEKDLERFKEFIENRGQATGSWRGDVPAGS